ATATTCGGCAGAGATTCAACGATGAACAATTGCTGCTCCCATAAGCTTACCGGCTTTTTGTCTGTTCTAATCTGTATAGGTGTTTTTTCACCATTTTGTTCACGAACAGCGATTCTTTTTATCATTGCGGCAGTATCCTCAGAATTTCTTGTAGGAATAATGCTTATGCCAAAATCAATTGCAATAGTTGCAATGGTTCCCCTTATCGCATTTGGATGAAGCATGCCATTATAAATGTCATCACCCTCAAGAATCAGTAAAGGACATTTGAACTCCTCAGATAATTCACGAGCTTGTTTAAATAGCCTTTTATCAATAATTGACTCAACGAAATCCTTTGCAGTCTTCCTTTCAATGACAACCTCATCACTTACCTGATAATCACCCACTGACATTGAATGAACTTTAACGTCGATTTCCATTTCAGACAAATGTCTTATCACTTTTGAATTGCCTTCCCTTGAATCTGCATAAACAACAGGCAAGGTATTTTCCACCTTAGGCTTTTCAATGACCTTTATCTTTTTCTCATTTTCCATCCGCTCGACTGCAGAGGCATTCAGCTCCTCCAACACATCCGGATCTATGAGTTGATTTTTCATTTGAGCTTCTTTGTTAACACTAGACCAATAATAAGCTTCATCACGAGTGCCCATAGTGATTAAAACCTTTACACGGCCTGTTCTTTTACGGCCTGTTCTGCCACGTCTTTGAATCATTCTAACTTCCGATGGAACCGGCTCATACAACACGACCAAATCAACTGCAGGAATATCAATACCCTCTTCAGCAACACTTGTTGATAGTAACACATCGTACTCGCCCATTCTAAATGATTTGATAATGGCTTTTTGTTCCTTTTGAGTAAGACCCTTTTCACCATCTTTAGAAGCTTGACCAAAGAATTTGGCTGATTTAATGCCTTCTTTTTCAAGTTTCTGATGAATCATTTCTAAAGTATCCCTGTATTGAGTGAATACGATTATTTTAGATGATTTTTCATCTTCATTTTTAGCAAATCTATCAGATTGAAGTTTGGTTTGACCATCCTCACTGCCCAATTCCTTTTTCAAAATTTTTGTTACTTCCCTTAATTTCGGATGCTCCCATCCATGCCTTTCTGCATCGCGGGCCATTTTAACAGCCCTTCCAAAATTATCATCCCACATTAAAGACTTGGCGGCTTTTGTTCTTTTCTTGCGTAACCTTGATATGTATTTATTGAATGTAGAAATGCCCTGGGTTTCGATTAGCTCCTGCGAATGCTGAATGTTAATAACCGCACTCAATATAGAAATTGCCTGGAACAAATCCTTATCTGGATTAATGGATCTCGCAATTTCGCCCTGAACTCTGCCCCTAGCTTTTAGTATATCAACTTTACCGACAGATACCGTTCTGATAATGCCCATATTTTTTAAAGCCTTAAGCCTCACTTTTAAAGCCTTGTCAATATAGTTTTTAATTTTTTCAAGCTCAGAGCTCATTTTAACTTTAACCCAGTCAATTTCAACAGGATTGAAGTAAGGTCTGACATCACTGTCATCTTCTGTTTTAACGACAATGTTCTGGATATACAAATTCTCACATACTTCCTTGATTTTTCCCTTATCGGAACCTGGTGAAGCAGTAAGACCTAAAATTAAATTATAATTAGATTCCTGGACATAACGAGAAGCCAGATATACATATGAATAAGAACCAACACCATGATGACATTCATCAAAAACAATTAATGAAACATTACTCAAATCATAACGCCCATTTAATAAATCGGACTCGACAGTTTGGGGAGTGGCACTAATAATTCTGGATTCCTCCCATCTTTTAACTCTTTCATCGGTTTTTACGGCACCCGTAATTGAGGAACATGGAAGTGTCAAAAATTCTTTAAAGCTATCTTCATGTTGAATAGCTAAGGGTTTAGATGGGGCTAGAACAAGTATTTTTGAATTTTTAACCTTTTGCAACCTATCTGCAGCAACCAAAATAGCAACAATGGTCTTGCCTAATGCAGTTGGCGCAACAACCATGGTATTTCCCTTTTTTAAAACATCCCCTGCTAAAACTTGTTGATATAACCTTGATTCGATTGCATCTTTTTTAATTAAAGGATGTGAAATATAATTAGCCATAATTTAACCCGCTTATATCTAAATTTGCAAACCCTTTTACATTAACATATTAATTTTTAATATTTAAAAAAGGTTTAGTGAGAGCATTTGAAAAGTAATATCAGTTGGTTATTTTGTTTGAAAAAAAAGCAATTATACCGATTACAATTACAGAAAATACATGAATATAGATTTAACGTCAATTGTCAGAAATCTATAATTCAAAAACAACATCTTTAAATTTTGTAGCCGCCTCACCAATAGCTACAACCATCTCACAGTCTAGGTTTAAAGCTTTTTTTAGTCCCTCTTTTACTTCATCTCTTGAAGCGCCAAGAGTTCCTTCCTTCTTAAAATCCCCAATATAATTTAAAAATATTCTATCATTTAATTTAGGATTTTCAGTTAATTTTTCACTTGCTATCTTTTGAGATGCTGTTGAAGCGGGAACAATGAATTTGGAGAATTTTAAAACGCTGTTAAAGATATCTAAATCTCCTTTATACCCCGATTCAGATGAAACAGTAATAACAGTTGTAAAATCGCCATGTAATTTTTTGAATTCTTTTAAAACTGTTTCAACACCTGCAGGGTTGTGGGCGTAATCAACGAAAATATCCTTACCTTTTATTTCACCGACCTCTTCCATCCTTCCACTAACGCCAGTGAAACTGGCAATCGATGGTAAAATTTTATCATAAGACAGGTCCAAAAATTTATGAGCCGCAATAATAACTCCAGTTAAATTATAAACATTATGAAGTCCATCAACGCCCATCTTAACAGTTAATTTTTCAGTTGGAGTATGTAAATCAAAAGTTCTATTGGCCAAATCTACGTTTGTT
This sequence is a window from Methanobrevibacter sp.. Protein-coding genes within it:
- a CDS encoding DEAD/DEAH box helicase, giving the protein MANYISHPLIKKDAIESRLYQQVLAGDVLKKGNTMVVAPTALGKTIVAILVAADRLQKVKNSKILVLAPSKPLAIQHEDSFKEFLTLPCSSITGAVKTDERVKRWEESRIISATPQTVESDLLNGRYDLSNVSLIVFDECHHGVGSYSYVYLASRYVQESNYNLILGLTASPGSDKGKIKEVCENLYIQNIVVKTEDDSDVRPYFNPVEIDWVKVKMSSELEKIKNYIDKALKVRLKALKNMGIIRTVSVGKVDILKARGRVQGEIARSINPDKDLFQAISILSAVINIQHSQELIETQGISTFNKYISRLRKKRTKAAKSLMWDDNFGRAVKMARDAERHGWEHPKLREVTKILKKELGSEDGQTKLQSDRFAKNEDEKSSKIIVFTQYRDTLEMIHQKLEKEGIKSAKFFGQASKDGEKGLTQKEQKAIIKSFRMGEYDVLLSTSVAEEGIDIPAVDLVVLYEPVPSEVRMIQRRGRTGRKRTGRVKVLITMGTRDEAYYWSSVNKEAQMKNQLIDPDVLEELNASAVERMENEKKIKVIEKPKVENTLPVVYADSREGNSKVIRHLSEMEIDVKVHSMSVGDYQVSDEVVIERKTAKDFVESIIDKRLFKQARELSEEFKCPLLILEGDDIYNGMLHPNAIRGTIATIAIDFGISIIPTRNSEDTAAMIKRIAVREQNGEKTPIQIRTDKKPVSLWEQQLFIVESLPNIGPVNAKNLLQHFGSVANVINASESELQEVEGIGVKTAKNIRKVVESEYLYFQKEIKERKLL